In one window of Methanosarcina vacuolata Z-761 DNA:
- a CDS encoding oligosaccharyl transferase, archaeosortase A system-associated — MITTNKGMGCPVAKRPAHRLKFSIISLIAVALVAFLMRMISYSAATANGSINLMGYDSFYHMRRILYTTFNFPHPLNFDTYINYPAGFEVGWPPFFDFLGALLAKVLGVGNPSLYTTEFAGALLPVLLGVLTIIPLYIAAAAIFDRKTALLGALVFAVIPAHVYVSRFGAVDHHVAETLLSTSAYACFILALKWAREGSLSLASLKTISSEKKLIKSLAFAGASGLFFALLIYTWIGALVFVSFILLYAFIQTIIDLKAEKNSDYLLISSTVALLATLIFTIPLSAGSLRPGLEMSAMYLSWFQVFYVFSMLAGTLILWGFSLYISKKGLDWKYYPAALILISVAGLLSLKILSAESYSFVIEGMSFFLGKGEYISTIAEALPIFLTTDGTLTFSPILGSLGLCFITALGGLFLLGLEWIGEKSKSEGVFFLLWSVFFAYLTLSQRRFSYLFAVNVAILTSYFLWVLLDSFDFETEVKKLAKSVPIHGNNAMITSKAEMETKSKRAEKETKSKKAEKETKSKIKSKSKINNLSGSKQNSQPDYFKIFSSLVLIGLVFIPCILAGFAFAKDQGLIDPVWKDSLTWLGASSPETSYYLDPAGTPEYGVLSWWDYGNWIVYQAQRPAVSNNFQTGVDDSAHFFTTDSEEEAKAIIEKLKVKYVMTDNLMAGGKFGSIVKLAGENISKYVNVQTVNVNGGLQTIATAKKEFTETEVYRLHQLDGSNLGNLRLAHESTASVDDNDTVSDVKIFEFVPGARLSGTADPGQNITATLELSSNTGRKFTYQNEVMSDKNGSFEITVPYSTDNNAGGVSALSTYSLNAGRNTTVSEIQVTEDDVLKGNKIEVKIPDSK, encoded by the coding sequence ATGATTACTACGAACAAAGGCATGGGATGTCCGGTGGCAAAACGGCCCGCTCATAGGTTAAAATTCAGTATTATTTCTTTGATTGCAGTTGCATTGGTTGCTTTTCTCATGCGCATGATCTCATATTCCGCCGCTACTGCAAACGGAAGCATAAATCTTATGGGATATGATAGTTTCTACCATATGCGGCGCATTTTATATACAACTTTCAATTTTCCACATCCCCTTAATTTCGATACTTATATTAATTATCCTGCGGGATTTGAAGTCGGATGGCCGCCTTTTTTTGACTTTTTAGGTGCGCTGCTTGCAAAAGTCCTTGGAGTAGGCAACCCTAGTTTGTATACCACAGAATTTGCAGGAGCCTTGCTGCCAGTGCTTCTGGGAGTCCTGACAATAATTCCACTGTATATAGCAGCTGCTGCGATATTTGACCGAAAAACCGCACTTCTTGGAGCCTTAGTTTTTGCAGTGATTCCCGCCCATGTTTACGTATCACGGTTTGGAGCAGTTGACCATCACGTAGCAGAAACCCTCCTCTCAACCTCAGCTTATGCATGCTTCATACTTGCTTTAAAATGGGCAAGAGAGGGATCTCTTTCCCTGGCCTCTCTTAAAACTATCTCTTCCGAAAAGAAACTAATTAAATCGCTAGCTTTCGCAGGAGCATCCGGATTATTCTTTGCGCTTCTGATTTACACATGGATAGGTGCCCTTGTCTTTGTAAGCTTTATTTTACTTTACGCATTCATACAGACCATAATCGACCTTAAGGCTGAGAAAAACTCCGACTATCTTCTTATATCCTCTACAGTAGCCCTTCTTGCAACGCTTATCTTTACAATTCCACTATCAGCAGGGTCCTTGCGTCCAGGCCTGGAAATGAGTGCAATGTATCTTTCCTGGTTCCAGGTATTCTATGTGTTCAGCATGCTAGCCGGAACCTTGATCCTCTGGGGCTTTTCCCTATATATCTCGAAAAAAGGTCTTGACTGGAAATACTATCCAGCTGCCTTAATACTGATCTCTGTAGCAGGTCTTCTGTCCCTCAAAATTTTATCTGCCGAATCTTATTCTTTTGTGATTGAAGGAATGAGTTTCTTCCTCGGAAAAGGTGAATACATAAGCACGATTGCCGAAGCCCTGCCAATATTTTTAACTACAGATGGAACACTTACTTTTTCGCCAATATTGGGAAGTCTTGGGCTTTGTTTCATTACCGCTCTGGGAGGATTATTCCTGCTCGGCCTTGAGTGGATAGGAGAAAAATCAAAGTCTGAAGGAGTATTTTTCCTATTATGGTCGGTCTTTTTCGCATATTTAACACTCTCTCAGAGGCGTTTCTCATATCTGTTTGCAGTAAACGTTGCAATCCTTACATCATATTTCCTCTGGGTTTTACTGGACTCCTTTGACTTTGAGACTGAAGTAAAAAAACTGGCAAAATCTGTTCCGATTCACGGAAATAATGCAATGATTACATCTAAGGCAGAAATGGAAACAAAGTCAAAAAGGGCAGAAAAAGAAACAAAGTCAAAAAAAGCAGAAAAAGAAACAAAGTCAAAAATAAAATCAAAATCGAAAATTAATAATCTATCAGGTTCAAAACAGAATTCTCAGCCGGACTATTTCAAAATTTTCTCATCCCTGGTACTTATAGGGCTTGTGTTTATACCCTGCATATTGGCAGGATTTGCCTTTGCAAAAGATCAAGGCTTGATTGATCCTGTATGGAAGGACTCTCTCACCTGGCTTGGAGCTTCGAGCCCTGAAACTTCTTACTACCTTGATCCTGCCGGGACTCCCGAATATGGGGTTTTGAGCTGGTGGGACTACGGAAACTGGATTGTTTACCAGGCTCAAAGGCCTGCAGTTTCAAATAACTTCCAGACCGGCGTAGACGATTCTGCACATTTCTTCACAACGGACTCCGAGGAAGAAGCAAAGGCAATTATAGAAAAGCTTAAAGTAAAGTATGTAATGACCGACAATCTGATGGCAGGCGGCAAATTTGGGTCTATTGTTAAGCTTGCAGGCGAGAACATAAGCAAGTATGTAAATGTTCAAACCGTCAACGTAAATGGCGGGCTTCAAACGATTGCAACTGCTAAAAAGGAATTCACAGAGACCGAAGTATACAGACTTCATCAACTTGACGGATCAAATCTCGGAAACCTGAGGCTTGCCCATGAAAGTACTGCATCTGTGGATGATAATGACACAGTTAGTGATGTAAAGATATTCGAATTTGTCCCCGGAGCCAGGCTTTCAGGTACTGCAGACCCAGGGCAAAACATTACTGCGACCCTTGAGCTAAGCTCAAATACAGGCCGAAAATTCACATATCAGAATGAAGTAATGTCGGATAAAAATGGTTCATTTGAAATAACCGTACCTTACTCGACCGATAACAATGCAGGTGGAGTTAGTGCTCTATCGACCTATTCCCTGAATGCAGGAAGAAATACAACCGTTTCAGAAATCCAGGTAACGGAAGACGATGTCCTGAAAGGAAACAAGATAGAGGTGAAAATCCCGGACTCAAAATGA
- a CDS encoding DHH family phosphoesterase produces MLNLSKDADSNLKSTVKPRYLVLGSGSVGFALAKELRESNKLVIIVDKDEAKVETLREEGFEAIVGDISDPELVDKIDLKNVVVILFLTSNNEANRKGIENFKKAVNPDVQLFSRASDIINKEKMEDLGADYVFMSSKLVASSLSRSLERAESVHRGNRLARWLKGIRDKKLAIVIHDNPDPDAISSGLALKEIAKSIGVEANILYHGRIGHQENKAFVNLLGIDLGKMEENGLKGYDEIALIDCSIPGVNNMVPPNSFVGIVIDHHPPGETEIKAEYIDIRPNFGATATIMTKYLQQLNINISKTLATALLYGIRTDTQDFKRKTDPADLSAASYLYPLSNHGILDQLEQPSMATETLEVLGEAIRNRQVLGSYLLSNVGNIRDRDTLPQAADYLLSLEGISTTVVFGVTEDRIYISGRSNDIRINLGEVMRQAFGEDAGGHANAAGAQIPLGVFSATKDRQTLLRLVNEAVVKRFLSAVGVESAGE; encoded by the coding sequence TTGCTTAACTTATCAAAAGATGCGGATAGCAATCTTAAAAGTACAGTCAAACCCAGATACCTTGTTCTGGGCAGTGGAAGTGTCGGTTTTGCGCTTGCAAAAGAGCTCAGGGAAAGCAATAAGCTCGTGATTATTGTAGATAAAGACGAAGCTAAGGTCGAGACTCTCAGGGAAGAGGGTTTTGAAGCGATTGTAGGCGATATTTCCGACCCTGAGCTTGTCGATAAGATTGACCTTAAAAATGTTGTTGTTATACTTTTCCTGACTTCCAATAATGAGGCTAACAGAAAGGGGATTGAGAATTTCAAAAAAGCAGTTAACCCTGATGTTCAGCTATTTTCCCGAGCTTCAGATATTATCAATAAGGAAAAAATGGAAGACCTTGGGGCAGATTATGTCTTTATGTCTTCCAAGCTTGTTGCAAGTTCCCTTTCCCGTTCTCTTGAGAGAGCCGAATCGGTCCACAGAGGTAACAGGCTTGCGCGGTGGCTGAAGGGAATAAGGGACAAAAAACTTGCTATAGTAATCCACGATAACCCCGACCCTGATGCCATTTCAAGCGGGCTGGCCCTGAAAGAGATTGCAAAAAGTATCGGGGTTGAAGCAAACATCCTCTACCATGGCCGAATCGGGCATCAGGAAAATAAAGCCTTTGTAAACCTGCTAGGGATCGATCTCGGTAAGATGGAAGAGAACGGCCTCAAAGGCTACGATGAAATCGCCCTTATAGACTGCTCCATTCCAGGAGTTAACAATATGGTTCCCCCAAACTCGTTTGTGGGTATTGTAATTGACCATCACCCTCCAGGAGAAACCGAGATAAAGGCTGAGTACATAGATATCCGGCCTAACTTCGGAGCAACGGCTACTATAATGACAAAGTACCTGCAGCAGCTTAATATCAATATTTCCAAGACTCTGGCAACAGCCCTGCTCTATGGAATCCGGACTGATACCCAGGACTTCAAGAGGAAGACCGACCCTGCTGATCTATCAGCCGCTTCATACCTTTACCCCCTTTCAAACCACGGAATCCTGGACCAGCTTGAGCAGCCATCGATGGCCACTGAAACCCTTGAGGTGCTTGGGGAAGCCATAAGAAACCGGCAGGTGCTGGGAAGTTACCTTCTCTCGAATGTAGGGAACATAAGGGACAGGGATACGCTTCCACAAGCTGCAGATTACCTCTTGAGCCTTGAAGGGATCTCTACAACCGTAGTCTTTGGAGTAACTGAAGACCGCATCTACATCTCCGGACGAAGCAATGATATCAGAATTAACCTCGGCGAAGTTATGCGACAGGCTTTCGGCGAAGATGCAGGTGGACATGCAAACGCAGCAGGAGCCCAGATTCCCCTTGGAGTTTTCAGCGCTACAAAAGACCGGCAGACGTTACTCAGGCTGGTTAATGAAGCCGTAGTGAAAAGGTTCCTGAGCGCCGTAGGAGTTGAAAGTGCTGGAGAATGA
- a CDS encoding bifunctional ADP-dependent NAD(P)H-hydrate dehydratase/NAD(P)H-hydrate epimerase, with amino-acid sequence MKCINSLRMKAIDRNCECLGLLPVQLMENAGAVIAQHIREKLESGMVLLLAGRGNNGGDAFVAARHLAGSSGYTVKVILLGKARDIGTEEAFHNFSLLKFSRVDVLEITDSSQLEASASKWFQEADLLVDAVFGTGIRGKLREPESKAIDFINREGKAGKTVISVDIPSGLDPDGGDFEKAVHAEFTVTFHHMKTGLLSEKAKEYTGMIKVADIGICADAEQYVGPGDLMMLHRRESGEHKGDSGKILVIGGGPYSGAPALASLAALKSGADLVTVAVPEPVAEIVASYSPNLIVRKLSSNVLCPEDLSILMDLINSHDVVVMGMGLGRATETLEAVRKILPFCRKAVLDADALSALSGAIFESLAGNCELIVTPHAGEFARLRNVETPEDMESRIKAVREFSEEKGVVTLLKGKIDIISDGKQTLLNRTGNPGMTVGGTGDVLAGLTGSFFSRNPAFLAAACSAHINGAAGDLAFEKAGNGLLATDVLEKIPEIIKAAEIG; translated from the coding sequence ATGAAGTGCATTAATTCTTTGAGGATGAAAGCGATAGACCGAAATTGCGAATGTCTTGGGCTTTTACCCGTCCAGTTAATGGAAAATGCGGGGGCTGTTATTGCACAGCACATACGGGAAAAGCTTGAGAGTGGCATGGTACTTCTTCTCGCAGGCCGGGGAAACAACGGGGGAGATGCATTTGTCGCAGCCAGACATCTTGCAGGCTCTTCAGGATACACTGTAAAGGTAATCCTGCTGGGAAAAGCCAGGGACATAGGAACGGAAGAAGCTTTCCATAACTTTTCCCTCTTGAAGTTCAGCCGTGTTGATGTTCTAGAAATAACGGATTCAAGCCAGCTTGAAGCTTCGGCTTCTAAATGGTTTCAGGAAGCCGATCTACTCGTAGACGCGGTATTCGGAACCGGAATAAGAGGAAAGCTCAGAGAACCTGAATCAAAGGCTATCGACTTTATAAACCGGGAAGGAAAAGCCGGAAAAACCGTAATTTCGGTTGACATACCCTCAGGACTTGACCCTGATGGTGGAGATTTTGAAAAAGCCGTGCATGCAGAGTTTACAGTCACTTTTCACCACATGAAGACCGGGCTTTTGAGCGAGAAGGCAAAAGAATACACTGGCATGATAAAGGTTGCAGACATCGGAATCTGTGCTGACGCCGAACAGTATGTTGGTCCCGGAGACCTTATGATGCTGCACAGGCGAGAGTCCGGGGAACACAAAGGTGATTCCGGAAAAATCCTTGTTATAGGAGGAGGCCCGTATTCAGGAGCTCCGGCCCTTGCGTCCCTTGCAGCCCTTAAATCTGGAGCAGACCTTGTAACTGTAGCAGTTCCAGAACCTGTAGCCGAAATAGTAGCATCATATTCTCCAAACCTGATCGTCCGAAAACTCTCTTCAAATGTCCTCTGCCCTGAAGATCTTTCAATCCTTATGGACCTTATAAATTCCCATGATGTAGTTGTGATGGGGATGGGGCTCGGAAGAGCGACAGAAACCCTGGAAGCCGTCCGAAAAATCCTGCCCTTTTGCAGGAAAGCAGTTCTTGATGCCGATGCCCTCTCAGCTCTCTCAGGCGCTATTTTTGAAAGCCTTGCAGGCAACTGCGAACTGATAGTAACTCCGCATGCAGGAGAATTTGCCCGCCTGAGAAATGTGGAAACTCCTGAGGACATGGAATCCCGTATTAAAGCCGTCAGGGAGTTTTCGGAGGAAAAAGGGGTTGTAACACTTCTCAAAGGAAAAATCGATATTATCTCGGACGGAAAGCAGACCCTGCTGAACAGGACAGGAAATCCGGGCATGACCGTGGGAGGCACAGGAGATGTCCTTGCAGGGCTTACAGGATCGTTTTTTTCCAGAAATCCCGCATTCCTCGCGGCAGCCTGTTCTGCACATATCAACGGGGCAGCCGGTGATCTGGCTTTTGAAAAAGCAGGAAACGGGCTGCTTGCAACGGATGTTCTGGAGAAAATTCCTGAAATAATTAAAGCGGCTGAGATAGGGTAA
- the moaC gene encoding cyclic pyranopterin monophosphate synthase MoaC, giving the protein MEKQFTHIKSGRAHMVDISEKREVPRLARAAGEIILSEETIEKIQTGNVEKGNVLATARVAALLAIKKTPEIIPMCHQIPITAIDVDFEIGKGMISAEVKVRTVGKTGVEMEALTGVSAALLTIWDMVKSVEKDDSGNYPNTSIQNIRVLEKLKG; this is encoded by the coding sequence GTGGAAAAGCAGTTTACTCATATTAAGTCCGGCAGAGCGCATATGGTAGATATCAGCGAAAAACGTGAGGTTCCTAGATTGGCGCGGGCTGCAGGAGAAATTATACTTTCCGAGGAGACTATAGAGAAGATCCAAACCGGAAACGTGGAAAAAGGCAACGTGCTTGCAACTGCACGGGTTGCTGCCTTGCTTGCGATTAAAAAGACCCCTGAAATAATCCCAATGTGCCATCAGATCCCTATAACTGCCATAGACGTGGATTTTGAGATCGGCAAAGGGATGATTTCAGCAGAGGTAAAAGTCCGGACTGTCGGGAAAACAGGAGTTGAGATGGAAGCCTTAACAGGGGTTTCGGCAGCACTGCTGACGATCTGGGATATGGTTAAATCAGTAGAAAAAGACGACAGTGGAAATTATCCAAATACTTCAATACAAAATATCAGGGTGCTCGAAAAGCTCAAAGGATAA
- a CDS encoding ribose-phosphate diphosphokinase, with protein sequence MKIIGGPASQLLASRTARALGIEPVLSEFNRFPDGELYLRIAEDIENERVTLIQSTPTDSDLVSLLQLIDACEGAKELNVVIPYMGYARQDKKFKPGEPISARAIARCIRADRVFTINIHEKSVLEHFPGSAENLDAAKLVGDYIAGLNLENPLLLAPDSGAEGLVKRVSLGLGFDYDHLEKTRLSGDTVVIKTKNLDVTGRNVVLVDDMIATGGTMAGSIKMLRSQGAADVYIACVHPVLARNAALRLFNAGVKDILGTDTLERAESRLSVAPLIADALKGL encoded by the coding sequence TTGAAGATCATAGGTGGACCAGCATCACAATTACTTGCCAGCCGCACTGCCCGGGCTTTAGGGATAGAGCCTGTACTTTCCGAGTTTAATCGATTTCCTGATGGGGAACTTTATCTCCGAATCGCAGAAGATATCGAAAACGAGCGTGTAACCCTTATTCAGAGTACGCCCACTGATTCTGATCTTGTTTCCTTGCTCCAGCTTATCGATGCCTGTGAAGGAGCAAAAGAACTCAATGTCGTGATCCCTTACATGGGATATGCCAGACAGGACAAGAAATTCAAGCCCGGAGAGCCGATAAGTGCCCGTGCAATTGCCCGCTGTATAAGGGCTGACCGTGTCTTTACGATAAACATCCACGAAAAAAGTGTGCTTGAACATTTCCCTGGCTCTGCGGAAAACCTTGACGCAGCTAAACTTGTCGGGGACTATATTGCAGGGCTTAACCTGGAAAATCCACTTCTGCTTGCTCCGGATTCGGGAGCCGAAGGGCTTGTAAAGCGTGTCTCGTTAGGTCTGGGCTTTGATTACGATCACCTGGAGAAAACAAGGCTCAGCGGGGACACAGTTGTAATCAAGACAAAGAATCTCGATGTAACAGGCAGGAACGTTGTCCTTGTAGACGATATGATTGCAACAGGCGGGACAATGGCGGGATCTATCAAAATGCTCAGATCTCAGGGGGCTGCAGATGTTTACATTGCCTGTGTACATCCAGTACTTGCAAGGAACGCAGCTTTAAGGCTCTTCAATGCGGGCGTAAAGGATATTCTCGGAACCGACACCCTTGAAAGAGCAGAGAGCAGGCTGAGCGTTGCTCCCCTTATTGCAGATGCCCTTAAAGGACTCTGA
- a CDS encoding C15orf41 family protein, translated as MDRQTYQTIYSSLHDFKDVFRLSEEYSKPVGVLATILNQKVVKKTRFKHRKVYSRETELFLKWKQGRTILDLAEYTGFPPTLMASLIMKNCQISKKSINWLFKNVDLIENRRLQKEVKKALDVDHFFSPHAHEMQCKKGEMGEALIQKWLDDREISYCTEADIRARGEGKTPDFVLENPVCIDNLMVNWIESKALFGDEFEHEHYSKKQFREYAEIFGEGMVVYWYGYLEDLPAEGYLVKNYSFFEEYQEDIDELFNYLVYW; from the coding sequence ATGGACCGCCAGACATACCAGACAATCTACAGCTCACTGCATGACTTTAAAGATGTTTTTCGACTTTCGGAGGAATATTCCAAACCCGTAGGTGTGCTTGCAACAATTCTCAATCAGAAAGTCGTGAAAAAGACTCGGTTCAAACACAGGAAAGTTTATTCAAGAGAAACTGAACTTTTTTTAAAATGGAAACAGGGACGCACTATTCTTGACCTTGCGGAATACACAGGCTTTCCTCCAACCCTTATGGCATCCCTTATTATGAAAAATTGTCAAATTTCCAAGAAAAGCATAAACTGGCTCTTCAAAAATGTGGATTTAATCGAAAACCGCCGTCTTCAAAAGGAAGTCAAAAAAGCTCTTGATGTCGATCACTTCTTTTCGCCTCATGCCCATGAGATGCAGTGTAAGAAAGGAGAGATGGGAGAAGCACTTATCCAGAAATGGCTCGATGATAGAGAAATTTCGTATTGCACCGAAGCAGACATTCGGGCCAGGGGAGAAGGCAAGACTCCTGATTTTGTCCTGGAAAATCCCGTATGTATAGACAATCTTATGGTCAACTGGATTGAAAGCAAAGCGCTTTTTGGAGACGAGTTCGAGCATGAACATTATTCAAAGAAACAATTTCGGGAATATGCAGAGATTTTCGGGGAAGGTATGGTTGTCTACTGGTACGGGTATCTCGAAGATCTCCCTGCTGAAGGCTATCTTGTAAAGAACTACAGCTTTTTTGAAGAATATCAAGAGGATATTGACGAGCTATTTAATTATCTGGTATATTGGTGA
- a CDS encoding DNA double-strand break repair ATPase Rad50 encodes MKLKNLHIENIRSYKKLDFTFEDGVTVISGVNGSGKSSLLEACFMGLFGSKTLSKDFVLADVIFKGAENAKINLGFEHLGQDYLIEQAFRYSSKSENASNSKCVLYADGESIVDQATRTYEEVCSLLNMDEDAYRNCAYIRQGEIDVLINAKPKDRQRMIDGLLQLGKLEEYRERAGSAKTAVKRLQRDTGNSLSSVKSEIEGIESTEPHAVLNGLRQKIKENDAILKKYNENKETAAAQKEKLDLMITEHRERLQEIQALKQALVKSQEDKAGCIREKETFAVESREQRQALLRLEEENNLIREKCGFGDLEIEALSLQQEKEEFLAREKVNAVSKELALLLREEEVHTQALHDLENEKAETEQTLIHCREDIGSTNREIEGNRKNILRIEDENKKLKETAKETTGFTDTYEIPLFINELEEKESLLRERKNEASTKLALAFKEKETGDINLLTLDKELQNARVAVRKSKTEIEILEEELRENEKAVLEVQEQKSEASAGLKGLGFTGEQLEDLEYLSELLLENKNRLHGREKELEATVRELDKVIRKNRQLLAEGKCPTCGQDLKGSEIACTTGESEQKREKLAAELLDIKLQQAEVEKKLNRLKDAKKLEKRISDYDMETERLKNKAKDLQERIEIHKTRTEEDSLKLEGLNKQKEELETKMGKLLPDIKALQGWEAAAQKAHGESERVLREAKAFEKKLAENTSERESLNGKIRTSLALIENYGQRLEELNEKLKVLAERETQEKEKLKTLGVELETLRKKEAAVKETYEESAKRLLKTKKLGANLIQMDNVKHKISELEASIRNLAEKVGFFDREILERNERVKQLEGKLQGSRFEDLQSQRAQLEEYQANLTEKIRQITAAKDALLKEVGMVENSLKRRNELKEELKALENRQQYLEAVYSNAEELESMYMRVRADMRTKNIGALSTLLNEMFSFMYTNNAYSHIELDPEYNLTVYRKDGTPLEPKLLSGGERAIFNLVLRCAIYRLLAMGFGGDRADGLPPMILDEPTVFLDRGHINQLLKLIDMMRGIGVGQIIVVSHDESLIDSADHVFQVEKDPITNMSSIAKL; translated from the coding sequence GTGAAACTCAAAAACCTGCATATTGAAAACATCCGGAGTTATAAAAAACTGGATTTTACATTTGAAGATGGAGTTACAGTCATTTCCGGGGTGAACGGGAGCGGGAAGTCCAGCCTGCTTGAAGCATGTTTTATGGGGCTTTTTGGGAGCAAAACTCTTTCAAAGGACTTTGTGCTTGCAGATGTAATCTTCAAAGGGGCTGAAAATGCGAAAATAAACCTGGGTTTTGAGCATTTAGGGCAGGACTACCTTATAGAACAGGCTTTCAGGTATTCTTCTAAAAGTGAGAACGCTTCGAATTCGAAATGCGTGCTCTATGCCGACGGGGAGAGTATTGTTGATCAGGCTACACGGACTTACGAAGAGGTCTGTTCTCTTCTGAATATGGACGAAGATGCGTACAGGAACTGTGCTTATATCAGGCAGGGCGAAATTGATGTACTCATTAATGCAAAACCAAAAGATAGGCAGCGAATGATCGACGGCCTTCTGCAGCTCGGAAAGCTCGAAGAATACAGGGAAAGGGCAGGAAGCGCAAAAACGGCTGTAAAAAGGCTTCAAAGGGACACAGGTAACAGCCTTTCGAGCGTAAAATCTGAAATTGAGGGAATTGAAAGTACAGAACCGCATGCCGTTTTGAATGGGCTCAGGCAGAAGATAAAGGAAAACGATGCTATCTTAAAAAAATATAATGAAAATAAAGAGACGGCAGCCGCCCAGAAAGAAAAACTCGACCTTATGATCACAGAGCACAGGGAACGTCTCCAGGAAATCCAGGCTCTGAAGCAGGCCCTGGTTAAATCTCAGGAAGACAAGGCTGGCTGTATCCGGGAAAAAGAAACCTTCGCCGTAGAATCCCGTGAACAAAGGCAAGCTCTGCTCAGACTGGAAGAAGAAAATAATCTTATTCGAGAAAAATGTGGTTTTGGAGATCTTGAGATTGAGGCTCTGAGCCTGCAGCAGGAAAAAGAGGAATTTCTTGCCAGAGAAAAGGTAAACGCAGTCTCAAAAGAACTTGCTCTTCTCCTCAGGGAAGAAGAGGTTCACACTCAGGCTCTGCACGACCTTGAAAACGAAAAGGCTGAGACCGAACAGACTTTGATCCATTGCAGGGAGGATATCGGGTCTACAAACCGGGAAATTGAAGGAAATAGGAAAAATATACTGAGAATCGAGGATGAAAATAAAAAGCTAAAAGAAACTGCAAAAGAGACTACAGGCTTCACGGACACTTATGAGATTCCTTTATTTATAAATGAGCTCGAAGAAAAAGAAAGCCTTCTGCGCGAACGAAAAAACGAAGCCTCGACAAAACTTGCGCTTGCTTTCAAAGAAAAAGAAACCGGAGACATAAATCTTCTCACACTCGATAAGGAACTTCAAAATGCCAGGGTCGCAGTTCGGAAAAGTAAAACAGAGATTGAAATTCTTGAAGAGGAGCTCAGGGAAAATGAAAAGGCAGTTCTGGAAGTCCAGGAGCAAAAATCCGAAGCTTCTGCAGGGTTAAAGGGTCTTGGCTTTACCGGAGAACAGCTAGAGGACCTGGAGTACCTCAGTGAACTTCTGCTGGAAAACAAAAACAGACTGCATGGGCGAGAAAAAGAGCTTGAAGCTACCGTCAGGGAGCTTGATAAAGTTATCCGTAAAAACCGGCAGCTGCTTGCCGAAGGAAAATGCCCTACATGCGGGCAGGATCTTAAAGGCTCTGAAATCGCATGCACAACCGGGGAATCCGAACAGAAGAGAGAAAAGCTTGCAGCAGAACTTCTCGATATAAAGCTCCAGCAGGCCGAAGTCGAGAAAAAACTCAATCGGCTTAAGGATGCAAAAAAGCTGGAGAAGCGGATTTCGGATTACGACATGGAAACCGAAAGACTCAAAAATAAGGCAAAAGACCTGCAAGAAAGGATAGAGATCCACAAAACCCGAACCGAGGAAGATTCCCTTAAACTTGAAGGCCTTAATAAACAAAAGGAAGAACTTGAGACCAAGATGGGTAAGCTTCTTCCTGACATTAAAGCCCTGCAGGGATGGGAGGCAGCAGCTCAAAAAGCCCATGGTGAGAGTGAAAGAGTACTTCGAGAGGCAAAAGCCTTTGAGAAAAAGCTTGCCGAAAACACCTCTGAAAGAGAAAGCCTGAACGGGAAAATCAGGACTTCCCTGGCACTGATCGAAAATTACGGGCAGAGGCTTGAAGAGCTCAATGAGAAACTAAAAGTGCTTGCCGAGCGGGAGACTCAGGAAAAGGAAAAACTCAAAACCCTGGGAGTTGAGCTTGAAACCCTGCGGAAAAAAGAAGCCGCGGTAAAAGAAACCTATGAAGAGAGTGCAAAGCGTCTCTTGAAGACAAAAAAACTCGGGGCAAACCTGATCCAGATGGATAACGTTAAGCACAAAATCTCCGAGCTTGAGGCTTCAATCAGGAACCTTGCCGAAAAAGTCGGCTTCTTTGACAGGGAAATCCTTGAAAGAAACGAACGGGTAAAACAGCTTGAAGGAAAGCTGCAGGGGAGCAGGTTCGAAGATCTTCAGTCACAGCGTGCCCAGCTTGAAGAGTATCAGGCAAACCTTACTGAAAAAATCCGGCAAATAACGGCTGCCAAAGATGCGCTCTTAAAAGAAGTCGGTATGGTCGAGAATAGTCTAAAACGTCGCAATGAGCTGAAAGAAGAACTCAAAGCTCTTGAGAACAGGCAGCAGTACCTCGAAGCCGTATATAGCAACGCCGAGGAGCTTGAGAGCATGTATATGCGCGTTCGGGCTGATATGCGGACAAAAAACATAGGAGCTCTTTCTACCCTTTTGAATGAAATGTTCAGCTTTATGTATACAAATAATGCCTATTCCCATATCGAACTTGACCCGGAATATAACCTGACGGTTTACAGAAAAGACGGCACCCCCCTTGAACCAAAACTCCTTAGCGGGGGAGAACGTGCAATCTTTAACCTCGTCCTGCGCTGTGCGATCTACAGGCTTCTTGCCATGGGTTTTGGCGGAGATAGAGCAGACGGGCTCCCCCCTATGATCCTTGATGAGCCTACGGTTTTCCTGGACCGCGGGCATATAAACCAGCTTTTGAAACTCATAGACATGATGCGCGGCATAGGTGTAGGCCAGATTATTGTGGTATCCCATGATGAATCCCTAATAGATTCGGCAGACCACGTCTTCCAGGTAGAAAAAGACCCTATTACCAATATGTCGTCTATTGCAAAGCTTTAA